From the genome of Prinia subflava isolate CZ2003 ecotype Zambia chromosome 12, Cam_Psub_1.2, whole genome shotgun sequence:
TTTATCTTGCTTGGCTGTGGTGTCTGCAGCTCATCACTGAGAGCTGCCacattcccttctcctcctgaaATCTTCTgagccttttctttccccttagCTCTACATGCTTATGATCCTGTCTTCAAGCAAATCACCCACTCCCCCAAGGTGCAGGTGAGCTGCTATTGCTTCCTAGAAtggttttggggaaaaaataaattgctgaGTAGTTAATTTTAGTTTTCTACACTCCCAGAGGGAGTAATTTTGTCAGTGAAATTTAACTATCTTCAAAGAATAATACTGAATAGTGTGCAGAAAATATAAATCTTGGAAAATTTTCTTGCAGGAACTGGGGAGAAAACTAGGCCTTGAGAGACCAGTAGTTGTGCAGAGCATGTATATCTTCAAGGTACAGTAATTCAAGTTGTCTTGTCACTCAAGAAATGCTCTTAAGTGAGAAGCTGTGAAGCTCTTCAcacatcacttttttttctttgcagcaaCCTGGCATTGGTGGTGAAGGTGAGATTTGTGTTATCTCTATATCACACTGCAGATAATGCTCCTTTAGGAAATGAATATTACCAGGGAAAAGGCTCAGAATCAGACTTAAACCTGTGAGTTTGGTGTTGAGtattaaaataatctttgaaATCCACATTTTTCAGAGAAGTTTCTACATCATGTGCAGCTTGAACAAAGAGCTGTTTTAATATTTGCAGCAGGGTAAAAGGTGGTATTTTCATGTAAGATTTAACGTGTGTGATAGGTgggtgggcaggggagggctCTGAGTCAGGGAGATGCAACCCTGAAGTCCTTCTAGAGGACCTGAATCCCATCAAGGACCCCAATGACAATCTCTTCTTGCAGTGACACCACACCAGGATGCCACCTTCCTGCACACGGAGCCTCTGGGCAGGATCCTGGGCTTCTGGATCGCCCTGGAAGATGCCACACAGGAGAATGGCTGTTTGTGGTTCATCCCTGGCTCTCACACCAGTAAGAGCATGTGTGTGACCACTGCTGGTCACCAGCACAGTTCTGCTTTTTCCCACCTCTAGAGCACACAGGGCAGCTTTAAACTTCTGCCCATCTAAAGATTCACTCAGTGAGTGTATCATAGTGCTCTTCAGATTTTAAGCCACGTGTTCCTCAAATCCTGGAGCCAGCTGTACTCCTGTCATGGTTTATGCTCCTATAGAAAGCACAAATGGACCAAAGGTTGGCTTTGCATAAGTGTGTGACTATTTGTGTTCCCAAGGGTCTGTTGCAATGCACAGAAGGGGCCAAAATGGTAAACAAAAGCAGCTGTTTTATCTgttcctgccacagctggaaaaTCCTAAATCTCTACTTAATGAAAAAGACTCCACCAAATTACTAAGGAAAGTGTGAATATAGTAATAAAAAAGTTCCTATCATTGCCAAGAGAAATCACCGACATTGTTCCTTTGCTGTGCAGAATGTAGCCAGgtgtttaatttttgtgtgtttgccTGTTCTGTGGATTTGCAGATGGGATTACCCGGAGGATGGTCCGTGCAGCTTCAGGTGCCTCCACGTGTGTAGAGTTTGTAGGCTCAGAGCCAGCCTATGATGACAAGCAGTTCATACCTCTGCCTATAAGTAAAGGTACAAACAGCCCCAAATGTGGCACTTCACAGCTCAAAAAAACACAAGGGAgctaaaatcatattttaacGCCACACCTTCCCTTCCACTGGAAAGCCAGAGCTGATCTTTTGGAAAAGAGCAGTCTGGATGATTCTTTCCCACAGGGGGGCTCATCCTCATCCATGGCGAGGTTGTCCATAAGAGTGAGCTCAACAGCTCGGAGTCTTCTCGCCACGTGTTCACCTTCCACGTGATGGAAGCCAAGGGCACCACCTGGAGCAAGGAGAACTGGTAGGAGATCCTCACAAGTGGCTGAGGAAACTGAAACCTTCCCAGTGCAATAGTTAGGATCACTGCTGGGGGTCAGTTTGTTGGTGGGGCCTCAGCTGGTGTTGGTTTCATACCTGCAGAACTGGAATAGCCtctgaaattttgcttttacCTCTTCTTTATTCCCTAGGCTTCAGCCAACTCCTGAACTGCCTTTTCCATCGCTCTACACTTGAAGTTAGTGATGGGTTTGTGGAGTCAACAGCTGACCAATATTCCTTTCTGATTGTTCATTCCTGGTCTCTTTAAAAACAACCTTCACTAGATCAGCTCCCAGCATTCATTCATCCTCCTCCTGGAAACCAGGACCATTATCACAGCCCAAAACCTGCAGTAGACAGAAGCTTCTACTGCAGCAGAAGCCCTGCCAGTATGAGAGTAATCACCCAGTCCTTTTGGTAAGGAAACACCTTCAGTCTTGAAAACAAACCAATTAAGACCATTGCACCTTGACTGGGACCACTTACCAAGTGTTTCTCCTTGCAGATACTCAgtattttcttgtgtttaagAGCTTAAGTGCATTTCTTGGCTGGTTGACTCCAGCCATGCAGGTGAATGTTGTGGGGTGAAGTTTGACTTTCACCCCTAGGTTTCTGTTTTATTGTTCAAATAACAGTGATGTAAAACAATCCTGTTGTGGGTAAAATGAAGCAGGAGGTCTGCTTTTTATCATCAGTCTTCTAAATACTTCTGGCAGACAGTAGCTGTGTGTTTTATCTCTGAATGTGATTAAAAATGTGACAATTTTTAAAGATTCCTGTCAAAATGATGGAAACAACCTCAATCAAACTCTTTACACTTAAATAAAAAGATAGAAATTCTCCTTTTCATCTCCATCATCTTTTCTTTGAGGAAGACACAATGTGACCTTCTCCCAACAGATGGGGACAGTGCTAAATTGTGTGGTGAGCAGCTGGAACTCTAAATAAGCACAAGAACAATTTCTATCCCTGAAACCtcaccaaacccaaaccaacttATAGCAAGGAATGTTTGGAAATGCAGGCTACACCCCGGGCAAGCTCCAGTCTGTATCCTGAACTGAACAGAAGCTGTGTAGGTGTGATTtcaccagcactggcagccctGAGATAGGAGCCCAGTGTCACCAGTGCAGGAATTATATCAGAGTAACCCTAAGGCTGCTGAGGGCCACAGCAGAGTGGACCCAAATCTGACTCATCCCTTTCAAGAGTAAATTGGGGAGCTGGGTCAGGGCAACAGCAGGAACATTTAATGTAAAGTTTCTGCATTCAAAAACTGCCTTTTCCTCAGTTTGTTTGAGAGTTGGAAGCAGGGTGGAAGGAAAGCAAATTTCTCTACCTCCAGAGGTCACCATGATGTCAGTGGTGAAAGCTGTGGCTTGTGACAGAAGCAACTCAAGTCTTGTCTGCATCTTTCCATGAGAGGAGTTAATAATTTAGAATTCTGCTGAGGAGACATGATTTATCCTGACTTACACCACTACCTGCAGTGTGCAAAACCATCTACTTCAAGTGCATAAATAAAAGAAGCTGGGTTGATTGGCAGGATCTCCTGTTAAATATGAAAGGAACAGCCCAGCAGTTACTGAGTTTGGTTTCCTACAGAGTATCTGACAATTTACTGTGTTAGTAACCAGCTCTGGCCAACTCTGGcatctgcaggaaaagcagcaccaaATCCCAGGAGCCCTTCCCAGACAGGGGGATGAATTGGGCAATGCTGCTTCTCAGCTATTCCAGTCCTGGCTTGTTGCAGGGACACACAATATTGGATTCTGGAGCCAATTCTGCTGACCCAGGGACCGGTTTCACTCCACCCCTGGTCTTATGCTCCCTCCCAAGGCATGCTCTCAGAGCTACAGGCCTGCAGGACAGTGTTGTGCAAGTTGGACTTCGCCCAAACTGTTCccaaaagtgaattttaaaaggGTGAGAAGTGAACTGCATGATGCAAACTAGAATCCTGGAATGACAATCTCCTGCTCAGACACATCCCTGGAGACAGGAAGGACACTTGTGTTTTGTTCTTGTGGACACTGGGCAAACTGGTGAGAAGAGACTGTTGATACAGAAGGGTTTCATACATAGAAATGAAGTGGGTTTTTTGGCCACAAAATGGTAGCTGTAATTGTAATTAAATGGACTTCAGCAGCTTTAGTCAATTTGTTGATAGAAGcgtttttataaattatttgatTAAACATCTGGctgaaaaaaagtgaaaagtagGACAGTGTAATAGAAAATTTTATTGACTTCAAcagattttctgctttcaggatTAATGTGCAATCGGTTTTAGCTGTGACTTCACTTAATATTCCCTCCATATtcattttcaattaatttagAGATTAAATcttgagaaagagaaaacatttttctttctgaagcaaACTTCAGGGCTAAGGATTCACTGTTCTTATTAGTATGGTCTGGAATGAGCAGTGTCAGACATTCCCAAGCCTTCCCCACCCACCCTGGATAACTCATCTGTGGCAGCTACTGATTCTGGAGTTGTGTTTGTGCATTGTGGTGTGGTTTTGGCTCTTGCTGATGAGGACTGGACGTGGCTGGACATTTGTACTTGGTTCCTGTGCCCACCCTCATTATCAAACATGCTTTACATCGTGCTTATACAGAAATGAGAGTTCACACATCAAACACAAGATGCAGGACTCAGTACAGAAAACAAGGTAAAGTACAGAGGTAGCAACATCTGAGAGacttgcttgtttattttttcctctctaattgACTTAcctcttctccctctgcttcccttggGCACCCAGAAGAAACTTAAATTGGTTTATTAAATACAAGTGCTGTTTTTATCAGTCGTGTTTGTTGCTGTTAGAACATAAATCCGGCTATTTTTGCCAGGGGTGAAAACAAGACCAAATCAAaccctttattttaaataagactttttcatttctgttctcaACAATTTTCTCTGCTGTACCAAAAGATCAGCTTTGAACTTTCATTACAGTGCATTTTCTAGTACCTTTGTCTAGGAAGGGAGAAAACTCTGTTCCTGGAAGTGCTTCTATGCCATGAGCATGATCTGGAGGtagagaggcagcagcagattaTCAATTTGAGTAGTGTAAGCTTCCAAAAGAGAAACCAAACTCACAGAAGCCAGAATCCAGGCATAGCTGGAGTTCAGATTCACACTGCTGTCAAAGATCAGAATGAGAGCCACAGCAATGATCTGAGCAAAAATAGCTGTCATGGTCCCTTCAAAGGTTTTCTTTGTTCCTGGCCATTTGATTTCCCCCATTGTACTGCCAAAAACAGAGGCAATGGTGTCTCCTACCCCTACTGCCAACACCCCAGAGTAGGGGACCAgtgctcctgccccaggcaAGGTGCCTTTAGGAGCACAAGACCTGGGAAACAACCACACAGGGAGGGACATGCCAAGGAGGAGATAAATATGAGTCAAGATTAGAGGTCCACTGTCTCTTTCATCCaagaagagagagagcaaaTGCCTCAGGGTTTGTCCAAAGGGTTTGATCCTGAAGTACCGAATGTACTCTAAGAAGATAAACACTGccagacacagcactgcagcaacGTAGAGCAGCTGGCGGTCATAAATTAGTCCAGGAACATAAGTAGCTACaacaatgaaatggaaatatttcctggTTATAGTCGAGGCCTGGTGTTTTTTAGATTCAGATGATCTCTTGGCGTTCTGGTAGAAAACCACACCACACGCTGAGGCAGCCAAGAAAGTCCAGTACAGAAGAAGGTAAAGTCTTGTCTGTGTCTGAAACAGAAACTGGAGCAGCCAGAACAAAGGGTTCCTCTGGATCAGTCGGTACAGCCAAGGCATGATGACCCCTAAGCCTAACACTGCTGTCATCATGTGGAAAAACATGGAGGAGATCCATGTGCCCGAATCCATGAAAATAAAGAGCACCGTGAAAAAAAGACCAAGAAGAACAACTCCAACAACTGCTACCAGAAGGAAGAAGTCAATGGGATCCCCTCTGCCCTCGATTACATTCAGTGAGCGTTTAATGAGCTGATTGAGAACAAAACTTACACCTCCAAGAACCAGCAGCGCTTCTCCGGGCGTGAAACATCGAG
Proteins encoded in this window:
- the PHYHD1 gene encoding phytanoyl-CoA dioxygenase domain-containing protein 1 isoform X2; the protein is MASVSQHQIQQFHKDGFLVLEQFFSAEECDSMRSQIQKIIAEMEVPPHCRTEFSTRQEEQLQAQGSSDYFLNSGDKIRFFFEKGVLDEKGNFLIPKEKSVSKIGHALHAYDPVFKQITHSPKVQELGRKLGLERPVVVQSMYIFKQPGIGGEDGITRRMVRAASGASTCVEFVGSEPAYDDKQFIPLPISKGGLILIHGEVVHKSELNSSESSRHVFTFHVMEAKGTTWSKENWLQPTPELPFPSLYT
- the PHYHD1 gene encoding phytanoyl-CoA dioxygenase domain-containing protein 1 isoform X1; translated protein: MASVSQHQIQQFHKDGFLVLEQFFSAEECDSMRSQIQKIIAEMEVPPHCRTEFSTRQEEQLQAQGSSDYFLNSGDKIRFFFEKGVLDEKGNFLIPKEKSVSKIGHALHAYDPVFKQITHSPKVQELGRKLGLERPVVVQSMYIFKQPGIGGEVTPHQDATFLHTEPLGRILGFWIALEDATQENGCLWFIPGSHTNGITRRMVRAASGASTCVEFVGSEPAYDDKQFIPLPISKGGLILIHGEVVHKSELNSSESSRHVFTFHVMEAKGTTWSKENWLQPTPELPFPSLYT
- the PHYHD1 gene encoding phytanoyl-CoA dioxygenase domain-containing protein 1 isoform X3, with product MRSQIQKIIAEMEVPPHCRTEFSTRQEEQLQAQGSSDYFLNSGDKIRFFFEKGVLDEKGNFLIPKEKSVSKIGHALHAYDPVFKQITHSPKVQELGRKLGLERPVVVQSMYIFKQPGIGGEVTPHQDATFLHTEPLGRILGFWIALEDATQENGCLWFIPGSHTNGITRRMVRAASGASTCVEFVGSEPAYDDKQFIPLPISKGGLILIHGEVVHKSELNSSESSRHVFTFHVMEAKGTTWSKENWLQPTPELPFPSLYT
- the DOLK gene encoding dolichol kinase, whose protein sequence is MLNKPVLVESVLVFAVVLAVHAVVWDRFSWCAVALAVQAFYAQFKWDRLLRLGGAVFQFRGAANSGLLPASMVIPLLGVVMKERCRAAGSVYFERFGVVVASTGMLLALFLSVLAVGITKPVPTNTCIVTGIAGSVIIYTMKHSLTVSEVIEVLEVLLIFVYLSMILLYLLPRCFTPGEALLVLGGVSFVLNQLIKRSLNVIEGRGDPIDFFLLVAVVGVVLLGLFFTVLFIFMDSGTWISSMFFHMMTAVLGLGVIMPWLYRLIQRNPLFWLLQFLFQTQTRLYLLLYWTFLAASACGVVFYQNAKRSSESKKHQASTITRKYFHFIVVATYVPGLIYDRQLLYVAAVLCLAVFIFLEYIRYFRIKPFGQTLRHLLSLFLDERDSGPLILTHIYLLLGMSLPVWLFPRSCAPKGTLPGAGALVPYSGVLAVGVGDTIASVFGSTMGEIKWPGTKKTFEGTMTAIFAQIIAVALILIFDSSVNLNSSYAWILASVSLVSLLEAYTTQIDNLLLPLYLQIMLMA